A single region of the Microthrixaceae bacterium genome encodes:
- a CDS encoding acetyl-CoA C-acyltransferase has product MTTAVLIDAVRTAGGKRNGALSGWHPADLAAETLKAITERNNLDPALIDDVIMGCVSQVGGQALNVGRNAVLAAGFPESVPATTIDRQCGSSQQAAHFAAQGVMSGAYDIAIAAGVEVMTLVPMGASVGNGKSGFPFGEAMGLRYAERGGLVPQGISAEMIAEKWGLTRDELDAFSLESQRRAAQAIAEGRFDNEIVPVRKKVLDKESREVRVLDEMHTIDEGVRESSLEGLGRLKPSFKEDGLVHAGNSSQLCDGASAALIMSEDKANELGLKPRARFHTFALAGVDPVYMLTGPIPSTQKALERSGLSIDDIDLFEVNEAFAPVVLAWAKELGADLAKTNVNGGAIALGHPLGASGTKLMATLINELERTGGRYGLQTMCEGGGLANATIIERLD; this is encoded by the coding sequence ATGACCACCGCAGTACTCATCGACGCAGTACGCACCGCCGGCGGCAAGCGAAACGGCGCATTGTCAGGCTGGCACCCCGCCGACCTCGCCGCCGAGACGCTCAAAGCCATCACCGAGCGCAACAACCTCGATCCGGCGCTCATCGACGACGTGATCATGGGGTGCGTCAGCCAGGTTGGGGGCCAGGCGCTCAACGTCGGACGCAATGCCGTCCTGGCCGCCGGCTTTCCCGAGAGCGTGCCCGCCACCACCATCGACCGCCAGTGCGGCTCCAGCCAACAAGCCGCCCACTTCGCGGCCCAGGGGGTCATGTCGGGCGCCTATGACATCGCAATCGCTGCCGGCGTCGAGGTCATGACCCTGGTGCCGATGGGGGCATCGGTCGGTAACGGCAAGTCCGGATTCCCGTTCGGCGAAGCGATGGGTCTGCGCTACGCCGAGCGCGGCGGCTTGGTGCCCCAAGGCATCTCCGCCGAGATGATCGCCGAGAAGTGGGGGCTCACCCGCGACGAACTCGACGCGTTCTCCCTCGAATCTCAGCGCCGCGCCGCGCAGGCCATCGCCGAGGGTCGGTTCGACAACGAGATCGTGCCCGTGCGCAAGAAGGTCCTCGACAAGGAATCCCGCGAAGTTCGGGTCCTCGACGAGATGCACACGATCGATGAAGGCGTGCGCGAAAGCTCCCTCGAGGGCCTTGGACGCCTGAAGCCCTCGTTCAAGGAGGACGGCCTGGTCCACGCCGGCAACTCCAGCCAGCTCTGCGACGGCGCTTCCGCCGCGCTCATCATGAGCGAGGACAAGGCGAACGAGCTCGGCCTCAAGCCCCGGGCCCGCTTCCACACGTTCGCACTCGCCGGAGTCGACCCGGTGTACATGCTCACCGGTCCGATCCCATCGACCCAGAAGGCGCTCGAACGTTCCGGCCTGTCGATCGACGACATCGATCTGTTCGAGGTGAACGAGGCCTTCGCCCCCGTCGTGCTCGCCTGGGCGAAGGAACTCGGCGCCGATCTGGCGAAGACGAACGTGAACGGTGGCGCGATCGCTCTCGGCCACCCGCTCGGAGCCTCGGGCACCAAGCTGATGGCGACGTTGATCAACGAACTCGAGCGCACCGGCGGCCGCTACGGCCTGCAGACGATGTGTGAGGGCGGCGGCCTCGCGAACGCCACCATCATCGAGCGTCTCGACTGA
- a CDS encoding aminodeoxychorismate/anthranilate synthase component II, translated as MPKILVIDNYDSFVYNLVQYLGELGADPVVWRHDALELDDIDDIAPDGILISPGPGTPDDAGISNDIIVQWGSRVPVFGVCLGMQCMGQVFGGEVVRAPEIVHGKTSLIRHRDIGVFAGLPNPLEATRYHSLCVRPDSVPDCLEVTAETDDGIIMGLRHRELNVEGVQFHPESILTVAGHQMIQNFLDRCG; from the coding sequence GTGCCGAAGATCCTCGTCATCGACAACTACGACTCCTTCGTCTACAACCTCGTCCAGTACCTGGGCGAGCTCGGGGCGGATCCGGTGGTGTGGCGTCATGATGCGCTCGAACTCGACGACATCGACGACATCGCGCCCGACGGCATCTTGATCAGCCCCGGGCCGGGCACGCCCGACGATGCCGGTATCTCCAACGACATCATCGTGCAGTGGGGGTCGCGGGTTCCCGTGTTCGGCGTGTGCCTCGGGATGCAGTGCATGGGGCAGGTGTTCGGCGGGGAGGTGGTTCGCGCCCCCGAGATCGTGCACGGCAAGACCTCGCTGATCCGCCACCGCGACATCGGCGTGTTTGCCGGACTGCCCAACCCGCTCGAAGCGACCCGTTACCACTCGTTGTGCGTGCGCCCCGATTCGGTGCCCGACTGCCTCGAAGTCACCGCCGAAACCGACGACGGCATCATCATGGGCCTGCGTCACCGTGAACTGAACGTCGAGGGTGTGCAATTCCACCCCGAATCGATCCTCACCGTTGCCGGCCACCAGATGATCCAGAACTTCCTCGACCGCTGCGGCTGA
- a CDS encoding response regulator transcription factor, with translation MEPLLCWPDPVPPEIVRCLELASIPWGTATTDTDIAAATWAGAIVDASNDTDEAFTYARRLSATNLGVAPLLLLVRGSQLPDLDRHHDLFEDFCVAPFHPVEFEARVKHLLTRQGLLSDDSEIIQYKSLVLNLETYQASIDGTPLDLTYMEYELLKFLAQNPGRVFTRETLLSRVWGYEYYGGARTVDVHIRRLRAKLGEQHAQMIGTVRSVGYRFGKSRWDS, from the coding sequence GTGGAGCCATTGCTCTGTTGGCCGGATCCCGTTCCGCCCGAAATCGTCAGATGCCTGGAGCTGGCGTCGATCCCGTGGGGAACCGCCACCACCGATACGGACATCGCCGCCGCGACGTGGGCGGGAGCGATCGTCGATGCGTCGAACGACACCGATGAGGCGTTCACCTACGCACGTCGATTGTCAGCCACGAACCTCGGCGTCGCACCGCTGCTGTTGCTGGTTCGAGGCTCACAACTCCCCGACCTCGATCGTCATCACGACCTGTTTGAGGACTTCTGCGTCGCACCGTTTCACCCAGTCGAGTTCGAGGCTCGAGTGAAGCACCTACTGACCCGCCAGGGACTACTGAGCGACGACAGCGAGATCATCCAGTACAAGTCGCTCGTGTTGAACCTCGAGACCTACCAGGCCTCGATCGACGGGACACCGCTCGATCTCACCTACATGGAATATGAGCTGTTGAAGTTCCTCGCCCAGAATCCGGGGCGGGTGTTCACCCGCGAGACGTTGCTGAGCCGGGTGTGGGGCTATGAGTACTACGGCGGCGCCCGCACGGTGGATGTCCATATCCGCCGCCTCCGCGCCAAGCTCGGCGAACAACACGCTCAGATGATCGGCACGGTCAGAAGCGTGGGCTACCGGTTTGGCAAGTCCCGTTGGGACTCATGA
- a CDS encoding NAD+ synthase, giving the protein MTIVRIALCQINPTVGAIVGNTDRIIEVLAEAESAGAHLAVFGELALCGYPPEDLVLKRSFVADCEAQLQRLAAAAGSCGAVVGLPTVSADGSLRNTAAICRHGRVEYRYDKQELPTYGPFDEDRWFRPGQVDQPLFDLDGIAVGVSVCEDIWIADGPVFRQGQSGARLLVNINASPYHHDKLDHREEMLRERSIAAGAPIVYVNQVGGQDELVFDGGSFVVGDDGELICRFPQFVEHVELVDIDLDGASQKADLIAPPLDDIAEIWHALVMGTRDYVHKNGFSDVVIGLSGGVDSSIVAAIAVDAFGPEHVHGVLMPSRFSSDHSISDAVRLAETLGIDHRTIPIEPGHLALETMLAESFAGRAHDLTEENLQSRIRGITLMALSNKFGWMVLTTGNKSESAVGYSTLYGDTAGAIAVIKDVYKTHIYRLCRWRNSRAGREIIPESVLTKAPSAELRPDQRDDQSLPPYDVLDAILYAYIEGDRTLADLIGEGFDPETVERICRLVDISEYKRRQSPFGLRVSSKSFGKDRRIPMTNRYR; this is encoded by the coding sequence GTGACCATCGTTCGCATCGCCTTGTGTCAGATCAACCCGACGGTGGGAGCGATCGTCGGCAACACCGACCGGATCATCGAGGTGCTCGCCGAGGCCGAGTCCGCCGGAGCGCACCTTGCGGTGTTCGGCGAACTCGCGCTCTGCGGCTACCCGCCCGAGGACCTGGTGCTGAAGCGCTCATTCGTCGCCGACTGCGAGGCGCAGTTGCAGCGCCTCGCTGCGGCGGCGGGGTCCTGCGGCGCAGTCGTCGGACTGCCAACCGTTTCCGCCGACGGCTCGCTTCGAAACACGGCGGCGATCTGTCGTCATGGACGCGTCGAGTACCGCTACGACAAGCAGGAACTGCCGACCTATGGTCCCTTCGACGAGGACCGGTGGTTTCGTCCGGGTCAGGTCGACCAGCCCTTGTTCGATCTCGACGGGATTGCGGTCGGCGTGTCGGTCTGTGAGGACATCTGGATCGCGGATGGACCGGTGTTTCGTCAGGGACAGTCGGGAGCGCGGTTGTTGGTGAACATCAACGCGTCGCCGTACCACCACGACAAGCTCGACCATCGCGAGGAGATGTTGCGCGAGCGCTCCATCGCCGCCGGCGCACCGATCGTGTACGTGAACCAGGTCGGCGGCCAGGACGAGTTGGTGTTCGACGGCGGTTCGTTCGTCGTGGGCGACGACGGCGAGCTGATCTGTCGTTTCCCCCAGTTCGTCGAACACGTCGAATTGGTCGACATCGATCTCGACGGTGCGTCTCAGAAGGCGGACCTGATCGCACCGCCCCTCGACGACATCGCGGAAATCTGGCATGCGCTCGTGATGGGCACCCGCGACTACGTCCACAAGAACGGGTTCAGCGACGTGGTCATCGGACTGTCGGGCGGTGTGGATTCGTCGATCGTCGCCGCGATCGCGGTCGACGCGTTCGGGCCCGAACACGTCCACGGCGTGCTCATGCCGTCGAGGTTCAGTTCGGATCACTCCATCTCGGACGCAGTGCGTCTGGCGGAGACCCTCGGTATCGATCACCGCACCATCCCGATCGAACCCGGGCACCTGGCGCTCGAGACGATGCTTGCGGAGTCCTTTGCCGGACGTGCTCACGACCTGACCGAGGAGAACCTGCAGTCGAGGATTCGCGGGATCACGCTGATGGCGCTGTCGAACAAGTTCGGTTGGATGGTGCTGACCACCGGCAACAAGAGCGAATCGGCGGTCGGGTACTCGACGCTGTATGGCGATACCGCGGGTGCGATCGCGGTGATCAAGGACGTCTACAAGACTCATATTTACCGGCTCTGTCGTTGGCGCAACTCCCGCGCCGGCCGCGAGATCATCCCCGAGAGCGTGTTGACGAAGGCACCGTCGGCAGAGCTTCGACCCGACCAGCGCGACGACCAGAGCCTGCCGCCCTACGACGTGCTCGACGCGATCCTCTACGCGTACATCGAAGGGGATCGCACGCTCGCGGACCTGATCGGCGAGGGGTTCGACCCGGAAACGGTCGAGCGCATCTGCCGGCTCGTGGACATCTCGGAGTACAAGCGGCGCCAAAGCCCGTTCGGGTTGCGTGTGAGTTCGAAATCGTTCGGCAAGGACCGCCGGATTCCGATGACGAATCGTTACCGCTGA
- a CDS encoding cell division protein CrgA, protein MAKPAKRRIEGTDDGGELGDDVSTVDGEPTTESKKPIQSARVTPKGGASKSGSPKNRETSGRYTPPAVKSGQDLPSPMWVPVLMFSLFGIGLLVIILSYSEVLPGGASGWYLVGGLAAILGGIITSTQLR, encoded by the coding sequence ATGGCCAAACCCGCAAAGCGACGTATCGAAGGCACCGACGACGGTGGAGAACTCGGCGACGACGTTTCGACGGTCGACGGGGAGCCCACGACCGAATCGAAGAAGCCGATCCAAAGCGCACGTGTCACCCCCAAGGGTGGCGCGTCCAAGTCGGGGTCGCCCAAGAACCGCGAGACCTCGGGTCGTTACACCCCGCCTGCGGTGAAGTCCGGCCAGGATCTGCCGAGCCCGATGTGGGTTCCGGTGCTGATGTTCTCCCTGTTCGGAATCGGTCTGCTCGTCATCATTCTCAGCTATTCCGAGGTATTGCCGGGCGGAGCGTCGGGTTGGTACCTGGTCGGCGGTCTTGCGGCGATTCTCGGCGGAATCATCACCTCAACGCAGCTTCGCTGA
- a CDS encoding glutamine synthetase family protein, whose product MGHHHDYVLRTLEERKVHLVRLWFCDVLGQLKSVAISPVELETAFEDGIQFDGSAVDGFSRVQESDVLAMPDPSSFQLMTWGDGEVSARMFCDIVHLDGTPFEGDPRQVLKRNLQRARDRGFELMCAPEVEYFYLASDDPSQPPQTLDNGSYFDLTTSDIASDIRRATIHQLENTGIPVEYSFHEDAPSQHEIDLRYDDALAMADAIMTLRVVVKEVAYQHGVHATFMPKPIAGVQGSGMHTHISLFRDEENAFYDSEGDANLSEVARQFIAGLLRHAPEITAVTNQLVNSYKRLIGGFEAPVHVSWARNNRSALVRVPVSKPNKEAAGTRIEYRALDPACNPYLAFSVLLAAGLAGIEGNYELAPETTGNLFELAEQGNLDESIELLPSSLAEALDLMEQSELAREALGEHIFEWFLRNKRAEWAAYKAHVSQFELDRYLGNW is encoded by the coding sequence ATGGGACATCACCACGACTACGTGTTGCGCACACTCGAGGAGCGAAAGGTCCACCTGGTTCGCCTCTGGTTCTGCGATGTGCTCGGGCAGTTGAAGTCCGTCGCCATCTCCCCGGTGGAGCTCGAGACTGCGTTCGAAGACGGGATTCAGTTCGACGGATCGGCCGTCGACGGATTCAGCAGGGTCCAGGAAAGCGACGTGTTGGCCATGCCCGACCCGTCGAGTTTCCAGCTCATGACCTGGGGCGACGGCGAGGTGAGTGCTCGCATGTTCTGCGACATCGTCCACCTCGACGGCACTCCGTTCGAGGGCGACCCTCGACAGGTACTCAAGCGCAATCTCCAGCGTGCCCGCGATCGTGGCTTCGAGCTGATGTGTGCCCCCGAGGTCGAGTACTTCTACCTCGCGTCCGACGACCCGTCGCAACCTCCACAGACCCTCGACAACGGCAGCTACTTCGATCTCACCACCAGCGACATCGCCTCCGACATCCGCCGGGCGACGATACACCAGCTCGAAAACACGGGCATCCCGGTCGAATACTCATTCCACGAGGACGCGCCGTCGCAACACGAGATCGATCTGCGCTACGACGACGCCCTCGCCATGGCCGATGCCATCATGACGTTGCGCGTGGTGGTGAAGGAGGTCGCCTACCAACACGGCGTTCACGCCACGTTCATGCCCAAGCCGATCGCGGGTGTCCAGGGTTCGGGGATGCACACCCACATCTCGTTGTTTCGCGACGAGGAGAACGCCTTCTACGACTCCGAGGGCGATGCGAACCTGTCCGAGGTCGCCCGTCAGTTCATCGCCGGTCTCCTGCGTCACGCTCCCGAGATCACTGCGGTCACCAACCAACTCGTGAACTCCTACAAGCGGCTGATCGGCGGCTTCGAGGCCCCGGTGCACGTGAGTTGGGCCCGCAACAACCGCTCGGCCCTGGTTCGGGTACCGGTGTCCAAACCGAACAAGGAGGCCGCTGGCACGCGAATCGAGTACCGAGCGCTCGACCCCGCGTGCAACCCGTACCTGGCATTCTCCGTGCTTTTGGCCGCCGGTCTCGCCGGTATCGAAGGCAACTATGAGTTGGCGCCGGAAACCACCGGGAACCTCTTCGAACTCGCCGAACAGGGCAACCTCGATGAGTCGATTGAACTCCTGCCGTCCTCGCTCGCCGAGGCGCTCGACCTGATGGAGCAGTCCGAACTCGCTCGTGAAGCACTCGGTGAGCACATCTTCGAGTGGTTCCTGCGCAACAAGCGCGCCGAGTGGGCGGCCTATAAGGCACACGTCAGCCAATTCGAACTCGACCGTTACCTCGGTAACTGGTAG
- a CDS encoding glutamine synthetase beta-grasp domain-containing protein, with amino-acid sequence MPYRAEYIWIDGTEPTPLMRSKTKIIEDGGEPGIWGFDGSSTNQAAGSDSDCVLNPVFTCPDPTRGPGDILVLCEVLLPGTMEPHSTNTRRYCAEVDAKFADQAPMFGMEQEYTLFQEGRPLGWPKEGYYYPAPQGPYYCGVGSVEIAGRDFVEAHTEACIAAGLKICGTNAEVMLGQWEFQIGIAGTLEVADHIWMARYLLYRIGEDFGVNASISAKPIKGDWNGAGMHTNFSTAAMREGWDPIIAACESLGAPGKVEEHLAGYGHGYEDRLTGQHETAHFSEYRYGVSDRGASVRIPWQVGVDKKGYIEDRRPNANADPYMVSALITNTVCSALAK; translated from the coding sequence GTGCCATATCGTGCCGAATACATCTGGATCGACGGAACCGAGCCGACCCCGCTCATGCGATCCAAGACCAAGATCATCGAAGACGGCGGTGAGCCGGGGATCTGGGGATTCGACGGGTCTTCGACGAATCAGGCCGCGGGCAGCGACTCCGACTGTGTGCTGAACCCAGTGTTCACCTGCCCCGACCCGACCCGCGGTCCGGGAGACATCCTTGTGCTCTGTGAGGTGTTGTTGCCCGGGACGATGGAGCCCCACAGCACCAACACCCGCCGCTACTGCGCCGAGGTCGACGCCAAGTTTGCCGATCAGGCTCCGATGTTCGGGATGGAACAGGAATACACGCTTTTCCAGGAAGGTCGCCCGCTCGGGTGGCCCAAGGAGGGCTACTACTACCCGGCCCCGCAGGGCCCCTACTACTGCGGTGTCGGATCGGTGGAGATCGCCGGCCGCGACTTTGTCGAGGCCCACACTGAGGCCTGTATCGCTGCCGGCCTCAAGATCTGCGGGACCAACGCCGAGGTGATGCTCGGCCAATGGGAGTTCCAGATCGGTATCGCAGGAACCCTTGAGGTCGCCGACCACATTTGGATGGCCCGTTACCTCCTCTACCGGATCGGCGAGGACTTCGGCGTGAATGCATCGATCTCGGCCAAGCCGATCAAGGGCGATTGGAACGGCGCCGGCATGCACACGAACTTCTCGACCGCAGCGATGCGCGAAGGCTGGGATCCGATCATCGCAGCCTGTGAGTCGCTCGGCGCGCCAGGCAAGGTGGAGGAGCATCTCGCCGGTTACGGACACGGCTACGAGGACCGTCTGACCGGCCAGCACGAGACCGCCCACTTCAGCGAATACCGCTACGGGGTCTCCGACCGGGGCGCTTCGGTGCGTATCCCCTGGCAGGTGGGCGTCGACAAGAAGGGCTACATCGAGGACCGTCGCCCCAATGCCAACGCCGATCCGTACATGGTCTCCGCGCTGATCACCAACACGGTGTGCTCAGCGCTGGCGAAGTAG
- a CDS encoding AMP-binding protein, whose protein sequence is MAQSTDEQLRSLVSGRTVLSEFVASVAAAGPNTFVQWLDGEELVGWTFDEVADKVARVAQGLVDLGVQRGDFVVLMMRNIAEFHVADLAVLAAGATPVSIYNSSSPQQVAYLINHCGATAAIVEDDDFLARFLDDEAPAKPSLRTLVSVRPSSGHDANVHDWNQLLESSPLDLGEAAAAISPSDIATVIYTSGTTGNPKGVVLDHENICWTVECLREGVGIIEEGWKTISYLPMAHVAERAVSHYGAISNRMVVTCCPDMNSIAAYAGRVRPNLLFGVPRVFEKIYAGINAVLAADPEKAQQVADAVATSIPIREKMTLGTASQEEIETFEFLDAVAFSTIRELLGMNELELMVSGAAPLNPALFSWFRGIGIPLSEIYGMSESCGPITFTALRPKAGTVGQALPGVSVKLAEDGEVMFRGGNVFKRYLHDEENTAETIGPDGWVHTGDIGEIDDEGYLKIIDRKKELIITAGGKNISPSNLENALKSISVIGQSFAVGDQQPFVAALVVLDADGARAWANASGKAELSLEQLASDVELLAHIDAEVARVMERFNNAERVKKVKVFHEEWLPDTDLMTPTQKLKRRGLRAKFADDIAALYS, encoded by the coding sequence ATGGCTCAATCAACCGACGAACAACTGCGGTCGCTGGTGAGCGGCCGCACGGTGCTCTCCGAATTTGTCGCATCGGTCGCCGCCGCTGGGCCGAACACCTTCGTGCAGTGGTTGGACGGCGAGGAACTCGTCGGGTGGACCTTCGATGAGGTTGCCGACAAGGTCGCACGCGTCGCTCAGGGCCTGGTCGATCTCGGTGTGCAGCGGGGCGATTTCGTCGTGTTGATGATGCGCAACATCGCCGAGTTCCATGTCGCCGACCTTGCGGTGCTCGCCGCCGGGGCCACGCCGGTGTCTATCTACAACTCGTCGTCGCCGCAGCAGGTCGCCTACCTGATCAACCACTGCGGCGCCACCGCCGCGATCGTGGAAGACGACGACTTCTTGGCGAGATTCCTCGATGACGAGGCCCCGGCCAAACCGTCGCTACGCACGCTGGTGTCGGTTCGACCGTCCTCTGGTCACGACGCCAACGTTCACGACTGGAACCAACTGCTCGAGTCGTCGCCACTCGACCTCGGCGAGGCGGCAGCGGCGATCTCGCCGAGCGACATTGCGACGGTGATCTACACCTCTGGCACCACCGGCAACCCCAAGGGTGTCGTGTTGGATCACGAGAACATCTGCTGGACCGTCGAATGCCTGCGCGAAGGAGTCGGGATCATCGAAGAGGGTTGGAAGACCATCTCGTACCTGCCGATGGCCCATGTCGCCGAGCGTGCCGTCAGCCACTACGGCGCCATCAGCAACCGCATGGTGGTCACCTGCTGTCCGGACATGAACTCGATCGCCGCCTATGCGGGACGTGTGCGCCCGAACCTGTTGTTCGGCGTTCCGCGGGTCTTCGAGAAGATCTATGCAGGCATCAACGCCGTGTTGGCGGCCGACCCGGAAAAGGCCCAACAGGTGGCCGACGCGGTCGCCACCTCAATACCGATCCGCGAGAAGATGACCCTCGGCACCGCCTCCCAGGAGGAGATCGAAACGTTCGAGTTCCTCGATGCCGTGGCGTTTTCCACCATTCGTGAACTGCTCGGCATGAACGAGTTGGAGCTGATGGTGTCGGGCGCGGCTCCGCTCAACCCGGCGCTGTTCTCCTGGTTCCGCGGCATCGGCATCCCGCTCAGCGAGATCTACGGAATGAGCGAATCCTGCGGTCCGATCACCTTCACAGCGCTTCGCCCCAAGGCGGGCACCGTCGGCCAGGCGTTGCCGGGAGTTTCGGTGAAGCTTGCCGAAGACGGTGAGGTCATGTTCCGTGGCGGCAACGTGTTCAAGCGTTACCTCCACGATGAGGAAAACACCGCGGAGACCATCGGCCCGGACGGGTGGGTGCACACCGGCGACATCGGCGAGATCGACGATGAGGGCTATCTGAAGATCATCGACCGCAAGAAGGAACTCATCATCACTGCGGGCGGAAAGAACATCAGCCCCTCCAACCTCGAGAACGCGCTCAAGTCGATCTCGGTGATCGGGCAGTCGTTCGCCGTCGGCGATCAGCAGCCCTTCGTCGCGGCGCTCGTCGTGCTCGATGCCGACGGCGCCCGTGCCTGGGCGAACGCGAGCGGCAAGGCCGAACTGAGCCTCGAACAGTTGGCGAGCGATGTCGAGCTTCTGGCGCATATCGATGCCGAGGTTGCGCGCGTGATGGAACGTTTCAACAACGCCGAGCGTGTGAAGAAGGTGAAGGTGTTCCATGAAGAATGGCTGCCTGACACCGATCTGATGACCCCCACCCAGAAGCTCAAGCGGCGCGGCCTGCGAGCCAAGTTCGCCGACGACATCGCTGCGCTGTACTCCTGA